The Heptranchias perlo isolate sHepPer1 chromosome 31, sHepPer1.hap1, whole genome shotgun sequence genomic interval tctctattcacttctctctaccgctctctatctctctctatttacctctctctcactatccctctctctatctatctctatctatctctctctatctatctctatctatctctctctctgttcctctctctatctatctctgtttatctatctatctctctctctatcccactctctctccctctctcgatctctctctctattcttctctctatctccgtctatctatctctctatttatatctctctctctatccctctctctcttcctctaatTACATAAATCTCTCTATCACCTCtcgcaccctccctctctctctattgctttctctttcctctctccttctctctatctctctgtctctctatctctctccctctctttctatctcgccttctctctctctctctctctgtctctgtctatctatcgatctctctctctctctcttctttcctggAAGAAAAACTGTGGAAAGCCTGGAATGAAAATAGGACGAGAGCTTCTTCAGGAATTAGTCAGAGCCCCTGCTGCCTGGCCTCAGGTGGAAAAAGTATGGATGGAGATCTGCAGGACAGCCCAAAGCAAAAAGTCCAGGTAACCAGAACATTTACTTTCTTTTACAAGTCACAAGAAAGTAAGAAAGCACAAATGTTAATTCTTCTCACAGCAAAGACTAAAAATAATCGTTCGAAACCTGTGGTCGGGTTTTTaaaattcatgttttttttttcccttttaaccTGCGGGGACAACGCAGGAGAAAACCAGGAATAATTCCCGAACAAGGGATCGCTGAGCAGCATTCCGATCCCACAAAGCAATTTCGATACCTGTCGTTATCGAaaggggacagaattagcagtgaTCGGATCGCATGACTGTGATGGTGGCCTGTACATTATGAGAAATTCTCATTGCTTTATAATTCATCGCAATACAGTGAGAGCAGTGACTGGGTCATATCAGATTCCTGTTGTGCATCGGGAGATGAAAGGGCACAGCGTTCCTCGTATGTACATCTCCCATCTAAACTGCATTGCATTTCTCCAGTAGCAGCAAAAGGCTGATGTTATCCCTGCTTTATTCAGACACGGATATTCTATTCCGCAGTTTAAATACGTAACCTGGGGAACAGACAGTGAGCTGAATGGACAGTGTGGTTCCTCACTGCCTTCCAGACTTAATTCTTTTTTAAGTAATCTGACAAAACTCGCAgatgataaaaaaaaaagtatttattgCACCAGAGGCAGAcggtgggagtggggagaggaggattcaaaaaaaaaaacaacttgcagaggctggaaattaaaatcagaagaaatgctggaaatacacagcgtcTGAAAGAGGTTCGGGGTGTCGACGAGCAAACAATGACTTCAGCCATTGTTCTCTCTTCCAGGTACTCACTGACCTGCTGTGAAttgtagaatcgtacagcacagaaggaggccattcggcccattgtgcctctgctggctctttgaaagggctatccaattacccccactcctccctgctcttaccccatagccctgcaatttttttccttttcaagtatatattattttattatatatagATTTTCATGTATATATTCCCAGAATTTATTATTATTATGGCACCTCTGATTCCCACCACGTTTACTTTTATCTGTCTGATTGTTTAATGCAGAGATCGTCCTGATTACTCTATTTCTCACTATTCCACACTATTTAACGCCATTTTGCACAATTCCACACTATTTCACACTCATCTACACTATTCCATACTATTTCTCACTATTCCACACTATTTAATACCATTTTGTACTATTCCACACTATTTAATACCATTTTGCACAATTCTACACTATTTCACACTCATCCACATTATTCCACACTATTTAATACTATTTTGTACTATTCCACACTATTTAATACCATTTTGCACAATTCTACACTATTTCACACTCATCCACATTATTCCACACTATTTCTCACTATTCCACACTATTTAATACCATTTTGTACTATTCCCCACTACACCTCACTATTTCTCACTATTCTCTATTATCCCACAATATTCCATGCTATTTAACACTATTTCATGCTGCTCCTTAGTGTTCCACGCTATGTGATACTATTTTACACTATTCCAAACCATCCAACGGCTGCACAATATCCCGTGTTATTTCACACTATTCATAGgagcatagcaacaggaggaggccattcagcccctcgagcctgttccgccattcaattagatcacggcttaCCTGCACCTTAAGTCCATCTGCCCACCTTGGTTCCGAAACCctgaacacccccccacccagcaaaaatccatcaatctcagttctgacattttcaattgacccccagcctcaacagctttttgggggagagagttccagatttccactccccttagtgtgaagaagtgcttcccgacatcgcccctgaacggcctggctctaattttaaggttacgcccccttgttctggactccccccaccagtggaaatagtttctctctatcaaccctatcgaatcctttaatcattttaaacaccgtaattagatcaccccttaatctgcgATACTCGAGGggctacaagcccagtctgtgcaacctgtccttgtaatttaactcttttattcCTCACGACTGCCCCTGTGGTTTTCAGTTGTGACCGATGGTGACGGGAGAGTGAGGAAACACAAAATGATTCTTGCAGCTCTGGGCGGCTTCCTGTCaccaatttattttttattaagcCGGAGGATCAGAGTCCGTGTTGAAGCTGCAGCTCGGAGTGATTCAGACCGAACGCTGTTGGGAGCGGTTATTTTTGTTCAACACGCTGCTCTTTTTCCGTCagttggggtcgattttgactccCACTCTCCTGGAGTTAACGGGGACGGGAGCTGCCTCAGAATGGCCTCACCGTTAACGGCAGGCGAGGCGTCCGACGCCATTTTGAATGGGGCCTACCACCAGGTGTCCAAAGCTCCCGCCCGTTTGGGgcgacagaccccccccccctttcaataTGGAAATTAGGTGTCCCGCAAGGTAAATGGGACCCCAGTCGCCATTGTAGGCCGGAGCCTGCGCCTCGCTCACTCTGAGCAGCTCCACGGGCGATGGAGCCAAAGAGGCCCCGGTCAAAGGTTAAACATggaattgccccccccccccgccttcagCGATGACCCCCACCCTTCGTGATCACGGGACCCCCATTCTCCGCGATCGTGGCACCCACCGTCCACAATCATGGGACCCCCACCCTCCGTGATGACAGGACCCCCACCCTCTGTGATGACAGGACCCCCACCCTCCGTGATGACAGGACCCCCACCCTTCGTGATCACGGGACCCCCAACCTCCGCGATCACAGGACCCCCACCCTCCGCGATCGCGGGACCCCCACCCTCCGCGATCGCGGGACCCCCACCCTCCGCGATCACAGGACCCCCACCCTTCGTGATCACgggacccccaccctccccgatcaCGGGACCCCCACCCTCCACAATCATGGGATTCCTACCCTCCCCGATGACAGGACCCccaccactggcgggagggtcagtaaccagaggacacagatttagaataattggcaaaagaaccagaggtgagatgagaattttttcaggcagcgcgttgttttgatctggaatgctgcccgtatccgaactcgcactaagtcctgttcacccatcaccccctgtgctcgctgaccgacactggatcccggtctgacaacacctccatttaaaaaattttcatcattgttttcaaatccctccctggccctcgccccctccctctctctgtaacctcgtccagccctacaaccctccgagatctctgcgctcctccaattctggcctcttccgcatccccgattttaatcactccaccattggcggccgtgccttcagcagcctgggccctaagctctggaattccctccctaaacctctccgcccctctctcctcctttaagacgctccttaaaacctacctctcacctgtcctaaaatctccttatgtggctcggtgtcaaattttgtctgattacccttGGGActctttactacgttaaaggcgctatataaatgcaagttgtagttgttgtctTGTGGGTAACTCTGCCTTGTGGAAAGCTGGccgggtgtgtggggagagaggggggggggagttaaaatgggGAGTTCCCCTCTCCGTTCCAGCCCCAAGCCagtggggtcctctttaaatatgcagatcgaggCTCTGACGACGTCATTGGGGCCCGATCTGCGATTTTAACCCAAGGCCTGAACCAGGGAGTGGTAGTGACTTCCCTCCCAGACCAAACCTAGATGGAttgagggccagaagaggcccaggcaggtagaattatttttaggtttccgtgtgggccagaaggagatggagttttTTTCTTTCCTTAGCCTTGTGAGGGAATTTAACCCCGCTCGTATCTCAAGAGTTTAGAACAGTGGGCATTGGGTCTTTAGAAATGATTCTGTAAACACTGCCTGGAACCAGTCTCATTAAATCCAGCTGTGGACCGAGATCAAAACAGAACATAAAGCCACAGCAGAAAATCCTCTCAGTGCTTTGTTTATAATACATTTGCATTCTGACTTGTTAAATGCCGTATAAATTTTGAAGTTGCATTAAACACTCTCAAAAGCCTTCAATCAACAAGTGAAGCTTACGGTAAAATCAGATTAGTTCGTTCAATCCACTGGAGACTTTGGTTTCCAAGAGTAGGCTCTGATTTTtgaatttgaaattctcatcttcaCCTTCATCGGTTCAAGGATTGGTTTGCTGGCCTTCCTCCCCAGCTCCTCACCACACTATCTCCGAGCCCATCCAGAGTTTATCCCAACCCACACAAAGCCCCACAGGGCCTGTCACCCCCCGTCCTCAGTCAGCTCCACCAGCAACTTATCTCCCAGAGTATCGACTTCATCGTCATAACCCGCCCTGGCCTCTCCTCGCCCTGCTTCCACAATCTTCCCCAGCTGTTGTATCTCAGCTCACACTCTCttttcttggctcagtgggtatcactcgcgcctctgggtcagaaggtcacgAGTTcgtgccccactccagagacttgaggtcataatccaggctgaggcTCCTAGGCGCcagggctgagggagtgctgcactgtcagaggtgggattagaatgggcacctggttgttcttcgagccggcgcggacacgatgggccgaatggccccattctgtgctgtatcttttctacggttctaggtgccgtctttcggatgagaggctAAGCCAAGGCCTCGTCTTGCCCTCTGGgggcggacataaaagatcccatgacactatttcgaagaagagcaggggagttctccccggtgtcctggccaatattttccctcaaccaacatcaccaaaacaggtttaagatgattaaagggtagagagagaaagaaactatttcctctggtggggggagtccagaacaaggggggcataaccttaaaattagagctgggccgttccggggtgatgtcgggaaacacgcaaagagtggtgggaatctggaattctctccctcaaaaaactATTGAGGtttggggtcaattgaaaatgtcgaaactgagattgatagacctTTGTTAGGCGAAGGtaataagggttacggaaccagggcaggtagatggagtgaagatacagatcagccatgatcgaattgaatggtggaacaggctcgaggggctgaatggcctcctcctgttcccatgttccacaATCTCAATGATGACCCTGTCCCACTGCCGTGGTTTAAATATGAGCTTCCTAATGTTCTAATCCTCTCCATTGTTGCAGAAGCTGAGCTGTGGCTACGTGCTGTGTATGGTCGTGCTTTTCCTGGCCGTGTTACTGGCAGTCGCGGTAACGGGAGTGCTCGTCTTCCTCAACCACTATCACCAGGCCGGGGAGACCCCGCCCCCCATCGACGCCAACCAGGaccagacccaggcccaggccacCACGGACCAGGCCGACGGCTCCAAGACCAAGGGCCCCACCGTCGGCCCGAACTGCCCGGACTACAGGAGCGACCTGGCCCTCCTGGGGGGGCTCCATTCCTCGCTGCTCGCCGCCCTGTCCAGccagggggaggaggtgaaggcGGCCGAGGGGCGGGACAGGGCCCTCCTGCTCACCGTGGCCAAACTCTCAGACCGCACCGCCGGGCTGAGGCAGGATCACGAGGCCTTGAGACTGGGTCAGGCCAGCCTGAGCCAGGAACTGAGCTCGCTCCAGTCCGAGCAAGGGCGATTAATCGAGGTAAGGTCATGGAATTCCCCACCATTCGTGGGCAGCAAGACTTGACCCGAAATCCCCTTAGGTCACGGGGTTCAGACCTCAACACACTGACTTTGCTACCCGCTTTCCAGGTTCCATGTCATCACAGTAAAGGATATCCCTTTGATCACTTTTATCATTgaagcagagactggagaagctgggattgttttcctcagagcagagaaggttaaggagagatttaatcgaggtgttcaaaatcatgaagggttttgatagagtaaatagggagaaactgtttccagtgacagaggacacagatttaaggtgattggcaaatgaaccagaggcgaggtgaggacAATTTGTCATGCAGAttgagtagttctgatctggaatgcgctgcctgaaagggcggtggaagcagattcaataataactttcaaaagggaattggataaattcttcaaATTTGCAgctcgatggggaaagagcagagggagtgggactaattggatagctctttcaaagagccggcacagacactatgggccgaatggcctccttctgtgctgtatcattctgtgattctatgaaagattctTCACTTTATTTACAAAACGACTTGTTTTCACAGCAGTAACAAGGGCCGTCATTCAGAGCAGAATGGGGTTAAAATGGCCAAGTAGTTGGGAATGACCAATAGCAGCAACACGGGAACGAACGCTGGCTTTTGGCTTAAAAGATCACTTTTGAATCGAGGGCCTCGGCGATCGGGGATCGGCAGCCTGAGTTGCTCTTCTGTTGAAGTCGGCCGTGacacagtgggcagcactctcgcctctgggtccaagccccactccagggacttgtgcacgaaatccaggctgacgctcccggtgccagtactgaggggggtgctgcactgtcggaggtgccgtctttcggatgggatgttaaactgaggctccgtctgccctctcaaggtggacgtaaaagatcccacggccactatttccaagaagagcagggggagttctccccggttgtcctggccgatatttaaagattaatctcttggACATTGCTGTGAGCAAACCGGGAGTAAAATCATCGGGgcgtctgttcgctttccaattgacaAGTATAGGTGTGTcgagcgaccaatggcgggagtgtgggggcggggcgtttggaggcaggaggtcatgtgatgacacctccaggaatatgtctaaccagagttggcaacctctaCACATTCCTATTATTCtttaatatcgcccgtctccgcccctgcctcagctcacctgccgctgaaaccctcatccgtgcctttgttacctccagactcgactattccaatgctctcctggccggcctcccatcttccaccctctgtaaacttgggttcatccaaaactctgctgcccgtatcctaactcgcaccgagtcccgttcacccatcaccccctgtgctcgctgacccacactggctcccggtccaggaacacctcgattttaaaattctcatccttgttttcaaatccccccatggcctccccGGCACCCCCCCGGCTCCCTCTGTAACCTCGTCTAGCCCTATAacgctctgagatctctgcgctcctccaattctggccccttgcacatccccgattttaattgctccactcttggcgaggcccgaagctctggaattccctccctaaacctctccgcctctctctcctccttcaagacgctccttaaaacctacctctttgaccaagcttttggtcacctgtcctaatatctctatgtggctcggtatcaaattttgtttgataatcgctcctgtgaagcgccttgggacgttttactacgtcaaaggcgctatataaatgcaagttgttgttgtggttgttaTTATCCCAATTTTCTTCCCCACAGCTGCTCTCGGAGAGTCAGGCTAACTTGGTTAAGGTTGCGGGCTGGGTGAGCGATGTGCTGGACTCCCTTCAGAGAGAACAGGGAGCCACGAATGTCCACCTGAAGGCCGACCTGGTGAAACGACCCGCCAGACCCAAGCCCAAGAGCTGCCTGAACTGTGAGTCGTTGCCTGTCCCATCACCTCATTTGTCCCGCCTCACCATCGGTCATTCCTCCCCGCTCTGGTGCCATGACTCCCATTTCACTCGCAGCCAGCCTGAAACCGAAAGATCCCACCTTTCCCACGCTtggcgaaagaaagaaagaaactccatttatatagcgcctgtcacaacctcaggacgtcccagagtgcttcacagccaatgaagtacttttgaagtgcagtcactgttgtaatgtaggaaatgcggccgccaatttgtgtacagcaagatcccacaaacagcaatgtgataatgaccaggttattggtgttggtgatattggttgagggataaatattggccccaggacaccgggggggaaactccccctgctcttctttgaatagtggccgtgggatcttttacgtccacctgagagggtagacggggcctcggtttaaggtctcgtctgagaggcggcacctccgacagtgcagcgctccctcagcgttTAATTGGGAGCGTCCGCCTGGATTAcgagctgaagtctctggagcggggctcgaacccacaactttctgactcagcagCGAGAGCGCGACCCACACTGAGCCGCGGCTATCAAAGTTATGTGTTTTTTCAATTCTAGCCTGAATCATGAAATGGGGCAGGTTTCAGAGTAGGAGGACTTACACACGAGAGGGGCGTGAGTGAAACTGACCAATTCAACGCGCCAACCGATCCGGGAGAATTGAGACGGTCGGTCAGTGTCATTTGGCGCTCTGACTGGGCATCACCTCCCAGGATCGCAAAGGGCCATTCCTACCAACCTAGATATTCAATAAcaacaaaagcttgcatttatatagcgcctttaacacagtaaaatgtcccaaggcgcttcacaggagcgattatcagagaagctttgacaccgaaccacataaggagatactaggacaggtgaccaaaggtttggttgaagaggtgggttttaaggtgggtcttaaaggagcagagagagaggcagaggggtttagggagggaattccagagcttaggacctagacggctAAAGGAACGGCcagcaatgatggggtgaaggaaattggggatgcgcaagaggccagaattggaggagcgcagagatctcggaggcttgtattggggctggaggaggtcacagagatagggagggggcgaggccatggaaggatttcaatacgaggatgagaattttaaattcaaggcgttgctggactgggagccaaggtcagcgagcacggggggtgatgggattatggagggtagaaggtcagaggccggccaggagaacgttGGACTagccgagtctggaggtaacaaaggcatggatgaggtttgggAACATTTTTGTCAGGTCTTGTGTGGCCCATTGGATGTTGAATCTGTATGGTTTATCTCCCCTTACACCAAACGCACGTCAAATCCATGCAGTACAGCGGGGGTGTTAGACCTGTGAGGAGCAGGACATTTCCTGCCTTGCACTCCCACTTAAAGGTGATGATTGCACAAAATATTCTAAGCAAAAAAATGTCCAGCATCTGGTGCTGTCTCCCCATCTGTCTCCATTTGTAACCAATATGTTCATGATCTTAACCATTTTAACTCCACGCAACGTTCTTTCATGATCTTCAGTTCTCTGCTCTTCTAACCTTTAATAATTGGCATCATTCTAAATGCCCGAATTGTCATTATGAATTGGTTCACTGCATTAAGCCTTTCTTCTTTGGAAAACCCCTGTAGGCCCTCGCCCTCGAGACTGCTATGATATCTACATGAAGGGACAGAAGGAGGATGGAATCTATTCGGTGTTTCCGACCCACTATCCCACAGGATTTCAGGTATCCTGTGACATGACCATGGCCGGAGGAGGGTGGACAGTAAGTAATCGATCAAATCAAATGGTGACAATCTTACATTTCTTGTGGAATTCCATTCAATCTCCCAATCCCATTCCATCCTATCGCTCAAATCTCAatccataagaacattagaaataggagcaggagtaggccattcgccccctcgagcctgctccaccattcaataagatcatggctgattgacctcaactcaactttcccgcccgatccccatatcccttgattcccctagagtccaaaaatttatcggtctcagtcttgaatatactcaacgactcagcattcacagccctctggggaagagaattcagtTCTATCTCCCAATCCCATTCCGTTCTATCTCCCAATCCAGTTCCGTTCTATCTCCCCAATCTCAATCTCTTTATATATTCAGCCATTAATACCACTTAAAATGGTTTTATGGTCATTTCCAGGCTTCGAGCTAGTTATTCCAAAATATTTCAGACTGGGGGCCTCAAGTCTCGGCAATCCAGCTCACCAATCCCAGCCAACTCTGTTCTATTTTTATGTTTATATTTCTTCGTCGCTGGTTTGCCTTGTTTGACTCGCCTCGGTCTGGAGGTTTGggaagggctgttccctcactgATGGATGAACCCTAAATCAGAATCTGTCAGAATCAGCTACTTGAgatattacaaagaattacattgaatgtacagcacagaaacaggccattcggcccaacgactcagcattcacagccctctggggtagagaattccgttCTATCTCCCAATCCCATTCAGTTCTGTCTCCCGATCCCATTCCGTTCtatcaggtctatgccggtgtttatgctccacacgagcctcctccctccctctcaccctatccttctattcctttctccctcgtgtgtttatctagcttcccctgaaatgcatctgtgctactcgcctcaatcactccatgtggtagtgagttccacattctcaccactctctgggtaaagaagtttctcctgaattccttatcggatttattagtgactatcttatatttatgacccctagttctggtctcccccacaagtggaaacattttctctacgtctaccctatcgaaccccttggtaattttaaagacctctatcaggtcacccctcagccttctcttctctacagaaaagagccccagcctgttcagtctttcctgatagttgtactttGCTGATATCTGTAAATTAataggggcatggatttaaaccCCGTGGGGGTTAAGTTGTTTTACGTCTGAAAGCGAGCGTGGGCATCGCAttgcgcgattaacctgcgcccggtcgACCTGTTGCAGGTAGCACGAGACATTTGTGCCTAAACGGAC includes:
- the LOC137300355 gene encoding fibrinogen C domain-containing protein 1-A-like produces the protein MDGDLQDSPKQKVQKLSCGYVLCMVVLFLAVLLAVAVTGVLVFLNHYHQAGETPPPIDANQDQTQAQATTDQADGSKTKGPTVGPNCPDYRSDLALLGGLHSSLLAALSSQGEEVKAAEGRDRALLLTVAKLSDRTAGLRQDHEALRLGQASLSQELSSLQSEQGRLIELLSESQANLVKVAGWVSDVLDSLQREQGATNVHLKADLVKRPARPKPKSCLNCPRPRDCYDIYMKGQKEDGIYSVFPTHYPTGFQVSCDMTMAGGGWTVFQRRKDGSVNFFQGWDAYKDGFGKITGEHWLGLKRIHALTIQSHYELRVEMEDFENSTVYAQYGRFGVGLFSVDPERDGYPLTVAEYSGTAGDSLLKHGGMRFTTKDRDNDHSENNCATFYRGAWWYHNCHTSNLNGQYLKGHHTSYADGIEWSSWTGWQYSLKFVEMKIRPRNGGE